Proteins from one Ranitomeya variabilis isolate aRanVar5 chromosome 1, aRanVar5.hap1, whole genome shotgun sequence genomic window:
- the LOC143780542 gene encoding uncharacterized protein LOC143780542, giving the protein MPSSSEHSQSARGSAASSSEGEGSQREQRARGQDVASGRRVSQRDQGDTEIDVDLLISSIQERGPLWDSRDPRHMDQVVLRRLWVEVAKSLWDGFDSASAKDKGNFLKKLRTRWRSMKDRFNKGLRAEEEQSRSGAAAAKSVPYKYNRALQFLRPILGRRQTHSSTLERARPAGADLHESPSDPSQPSHSDSRLAPPSGEPAAGPSGVPLPEASGAPSFGNSRQHQRASDRPAMPEFLHLSTVFQNCFKALSDKMDTRLSNIDRRLETMESELSSPAKHFFSSIAKGMVEHLTPELQISVMQACNTAYVRALQQARVMQSATMPVVPSLASMTPTPAAETLQPPHRGPRAERRQHRHHRIVPPTPAPARPSSSRSRHSGGAAAGERKRRKRTHTEALAAPIPTPRTRRGSSHSRSSQGQPRSWQRLVLPPPSPTDVPLSPVYPAEGLDLPSSLLDSDSASSSSPRSQPPETYRSPLVADVDTP; this is encoded by the exons gtttcacaacgggaccaaggagatacTGAAAtcgatgtggacctcctgatctccagcatccaggagcgtggcccgttgtgggacagccgtgacccccggcacatggaccaggtggtgttgaggcgtttgtgggtagaggtggcaaagtcgctgtgggatggctttgacagtgcctcagcgaaggacaaaggcaactttc ttaaaaagttgaggaccagatggcgatccatgaaggaccgtttcaataaggggctccgtgctgaggaggagcaatctcggagtggtgctgctgcggccaagtctgtgccctacaaatataacagggcactacagttcctaagaccaatccttggccgccgaca gacacacagcagcaccctcgagagagctcgccccgcaggagcggaccttcatgaatcgccatctgacccgtcacagccctcccacagtgacagcaggcttgcaccaccatctggagaaccggcagctggaccatcaggtgttcccctgcccgaggcctctggcgcaccttcgttcgggaattcccgacagcaccagcgggcctcggacaggccagccatgcccgaatttttgcatttgagcacggttttccagaactgtttcaaggcgttgagcgataaaatggacactcgtctgtccaatatcgaccgacgccttgaaactatggaatccgagctctcgagtccggccaaacatttttttagttccattgctaagggcatggtggaacaccttacgccggaactccagatttcggtgatgcaggcctgcaacactgcctacgtgagggctctgcagcaggctcgggtcatgcagtcagcgacaatgcccgtagtgccgtcgctggctagcatgactccgactcctgctgcagagacactccagccaccccaccgaggtccacgtgccGAGCGACGCCAACACAGGCACCATAGgattgtgccgccgactcctgctcctgccaggccctcatcctcccgtagccgtcattctgggggagctgccgcgggagagaggaaaagaaggaagaggacacacacggaggctctggctgctccaataccgacACCGAGGACGCGTCGGGGCTCTagtcacagcaggagcagccagggccaaccaagaagctggcaaaggcttgtgttgcctcctccctcccctacagatgtgccgctttccccagtataccctgcggagggtttggaccttcCTTCTAGTCTCCTGGACTCTGACTCcgcatcctcttcctctccccgttcccaaccaccagagacttaccgttcaccgctggtagcggatgttgataccccctaa